The Rhodothermales bacterium genome includes a region encoding these proteins:
- a CDS encoding XRE family transcriptional regulator, producing MNLVQLSQRIRVLRTLRGYTLEQVSELTGLTRGVLSKVENFRVTPSIATLAKIVDALGVTMSELFEGLDARPEMIIVRKDERQVVERDRPDSNIVYHALAHKRPNKVMEPFLLEVPPGEARRQKLAHEGEEFLMVLEGTVDYEYGEQRFRLEAGDCLYEDGTTEHTLNNPTDQVARVLCIYGNG from the coding sequence ATGAATCTGGTTCAACTGTCGCAGCGGATCCGCGTTCTGCGAACACTTCGCGGATACACGCTCGAACAAGTCTCCGAGCTGACCGGGCTGACGCGCGGCGTCCTGTCCAAGGTGGAGAATTTTCGCGTGACGCCGTCGATCGCGACACTGGCCAAGATCGTCGATGCCCTGGGCGTCACGATGTCCGAGCTCTTCGAGGGCCTGGACGCGCGCCCGGAGATGATCATCGTGCGCAAGGACGAGCGGCAGGTGGTGGAGCGGGATCGTCCCGACTCCAACATCGTCTACCACGCGCTCGCCCATAAGCGCCCGAACAAAGTCATGGAACCCTTCCTGCTCGAGGTACCCCCCGGCGAGGCGCGGCGGCAAAAGCTCGCGCACGAAGGCGAGGAATTTCTCATGGTGCTCGAGGGAACGGTGGATTATGAATACGGGGAGCAGCGCTTCCGGCTCGAGGCCGGCGACTGCCTATACGAAGACGGCACCACCGAACACACCCTCAATAACCCCACCGATCAGGTAGCCCGGGTGCTATGTATCTACGGGAATGGGTGA
- a CDS encoding TonB-dependent receptor, protein MVSIRTAIILLALSLTLCLVWAAPEALAQSTGKISGQVLDAATGESLPGVNVFLEENTYLGTVTDADGKYFLLSVPPGNYTLVMSFVGFSTLKTAAVQVFSGRTTTVDGRLAEEVFQGEEIIVSADRPIVIRDRTTTVSFVSRETIESLPVTEVSDLVRFQPGVVTNADGGFNFRGGRQRETAYIVDGIPVQDVFNQGGGNTVDLEVQSIQELQVFTGTFDAELGGAQSGVVSLTTRDPGQKLEGNLKVQGSGFFANDNGVFIGTETFDPIESKDVSLTLSGPIIKKFDRLGFFLTSRYEDRVGHLKGIEQFLPEDGFEIETYRRWYRDLFQPDDTRLITLDTARTPNGSPILGRDGNPITFGSGNGSVVEMDWRRSFTFNPKFVFRPTSRSSFTVGGIYNQSESQGYNNASRFAPAGQDHNFFTSWTGIASYRQAIGNNKVINLRGSYKFGESESRAFDSIDDPRLQFISAADDVTGFSLGGTDVTEFRRTEEQIIASGDFTWQVNDRNEFKAGAQFRQNTFLIEDLDRSWVFRDNTDSLFINLPYPSANNFPNFEDYFDAVSALTPVLVPELERFAVNDRFDQSPIELAVFVQDKLEFDSRLVVKAGTRFEYFDVRERRIIDPRTPTDRLGREDNFEDTDAKFYISPRLGISYPISTRGAFRVAYGHFVQMPAYLEIFKNPVFEGINVGRLENRQVGNPDLQPERTIKYEMGLQQQLTDFIGVDINLFYSNIRNLLGTELLSTLDNVQYIRTVNRDYGLVRGGTFSIVTRPVGMLLGTSFDVTYSDARGSSSNPNDVANVVIAGRSGEIGELFIDRQIISLDWDQTLTANLSATVGQSGNWNIGFISQLATGQPYSPAFLNPNLDFPDNEFLNAERKPYLFTLDLSAEKRIDVGPISYGIRLQVENVFNHLNERFVDGISGRAGQIVRLPVVQADRNRVNEFVGLFDRAQDDNNPQWYSTPRLVRLAVTVDF, encoded by the coding sequence ATGGTCTCGATTCGTACTGCCATCATCCTCCTTGCCCTGTCTCTGACACTGTGCCTGGTATGGGCCGCGCCTGAGGCACTTGCTCAGTCGACCGGGAAAATTTCCGGGCAGGTCCTCGACGCCGCCACAGGCGAGTCGCTGCCGGGCGTGAACGTCTTTTTGGAGGAGAATACCTACCTCGGCACCGTCACCGACGCGGACGGCAAGTACTTCCTGCTGAGCGTTCCGCCGGGCAACTACACCCTGGTGATGTCCTTCGTTGGTTTTTCAACGTTGAAGACGGCGGCCGTGCAGGTCTTTTCGGGTCGCACCACGACGGTGGACGGCCGCCTCGCCGAGGAAGTGTTTCAGGGGGAGGAGATCATCGTGAGCGCGGATCGCCCGATCGTGATTCGGGACCGGACGACGACGGTATCGTTTGTATCCCGCGAAACCATCGAGAGCCTGCCGGTGACCGAGGTGAGCGACCTGGTGCGGTTTCAGCCGGGTGTCGTGACCAACGCAGACGGCGGGTTTAACTTCCGCGGCGGCCGGCAGCGCGAGACGGCGTACATCGTGGACGGCATTCCGGTGCAGGACGTATTTAACCAGGGCGGCGGCAACACGGTCGACCTCGAGGTCCAATCCATCCAGGAACTGCAGGTCTTTACGGGCACGTTCGACGCCGAGCTCGGCGGCGCCCAGTCCGGCGTGGTCAGCCTCACCACCCGCGACCCCGGCCAGAAGCTCGAAGGCAACCTCAAGGTGCAGGGCAGCGGCTTCTTCGCGAACGACAACGGCGTCTTCATCGGCACCGAGACCTTCGATCCCATCGAGAGCAAGGACGTGTCGCTGACGCTCAGTGGGCCGATCATCAAGAAATTCGACCGCCTGGGCTTTTTCCTCACGAGCCGGTACGAAGATCGGGTGGGCCACCTGAAAGGCATCGAGCAGTTCCTCCCGGAAGACGGTTTCGAGATCGAGACCTACCGCCGCTGGTACCGCGACCTGTTCCAGCCGGACGATACGCGGCTCATCACGCTGGATACGGCGCGGACGCCCAACGGTAGCCCGATCCTCGGCCGCGACGGTAATCCGATCACGTTTGGTTCGGGCAATGGCTCGGTAGTGGAGATGGATTGGCGACGCTCCTTTACATTTAACCCGAAGTTTGTATTCCGGCCGACGTCCCGTTCATCGTTCACGGTTGGCGGCATCTACAACCAGTCCGAAAGCCAGGGGTATAACAATGCCTCGCGGTTCGCGCCGGCCGGCCAGGACCACAACTTCTTTACGTCGTGGACGGGTATCGCCAGCTACAGGCAGGCCATTGGCAACAACAAGGTGATCAACCTGCGCGGCTCGTATAAATTCGGCGAGTCCGAAAGCCGCGCGTTCGATTCGATCGACGACCCGCGCCTCCAGTTCATCAGCGCCGCCGACGACGTCACCGGGTTTTCCCTTGGCGGCACCGACGTGACCGAGTTTCGGCGCACGGAGGAGCAGATCATCGCTTCGGGGGACTTCACGTGGCAGGTCAACGACCGGAACGAATTCAAGGCCGGCGCCCAGTTTCGCCAGAATACCTTCCTCATCGAGGACCTCGACCGGAGCTGGGTCTTCCGCGACAACACGGACTCCCTATTTATCAACCTGCCCTACCCCTCGGCCAACAACTTCCCGAACTTCGAGGACTACTTCGACGCCGTCTCCGCCCTGACGCCTGTTCTCGTGCCCGAGCTAGAGCGGTTTGCCGTGAACGACCGATTCGACCAGTCGCCCATCGAGCTGGCCGTGTTCGTGCAGGATAAGCTCGAGTTCGACTCCCGCCTCGTCGTCAAGGCCGGCACCCGCTTCGAGTACTTCGACGTCCGCGAGCGGCGGATCATCGACCCGCGAACCCCTACCGATCGCCTCGGCCGGGAGGACAACTTCGAGGACACGGACGCCAAATTCTACATCAGCCCCCGCCTGGGCATCTCCTACCCCATCTCCACGCGTGGCGCCTTCCGCGTGGCGTACGGGCACTTCGTGCAGATGCCGGCCTATCTGGAGATCTTCAAAAACCCGGTGTTCGAAGGCATCAACGTCGGCCGGCTCGAGAACCGGCAGGTGGGTAATCCGGATCTGCAGCCCGAGCGCACCATCAAGTACGAGATGGGCCTCCAGCAGCAGCTGACCGATTTCATCGGCGTGGACATCAACCTGTTCTACTCGAATATCCGCAACCTGCTCGGCACCGAGCTGCTCTCCACGCTCGACAACGTCCAGTACATTCGGACCGTCAACCGGGACTACGGGCTCGTCCGCGGCGGCACGTTCTCGATCGTGACGCGCCCCGTGGGCATGCTGCTCGGCACGTCGTTCGACGTCACCTACTCCGACGCCCGCGGCAGCTCGTCGAACCCGAACGATGTCGCGAACGTCGTCATCGCCGGCCGCTCGGGCGAGATCGGCGAGTTGTTCATCGACCGCCAGATCATCTCGCTGGACTGGGACCAGACGCTGACGGCGAACCTGTCGGCCACGGTCGGCCAGTCCGGAAACTGGAACATCGGCTTCATCAGCCAACTCGCCACCGGCCAGCCGTATTCGCCGGCGTTCCTGAACCCGAACCTGGATTTCCCGGATAACGAGTTTCTGAATGCCGAGCGGAAGCCGTACCTCTTTACGCTCGATCTCAGCGCCGAGAAGCGCATCGATGTCGGCCCGATCTCGTACGGCATCCGCCTGCAGGTCGAAAACGTTTTCAACCACCTGAACGAGCGGTTCGTGGACGGCATTTCCGGCCGCGCCGGCCAGATCGTTCGGCTCCCTGTCGTCCAGGCGGATCGGAATCGGGTCAACGAATTTGTCGGTCTGTTCGATCGCGCGCAGGACGACAACAATCCCCAGTGGTACTCCACGCCCCGGCTGGTCCGCCTGGCTGTGACGGTTGATTTTTGA